From the genome of Hymenobacter cellulosilyticus, one region includes:
- a CDS encoding metallophosphoesterase family protein, producing MMRLEIVSVCPIPLETISYWTTAPNETEPREYELPIYTGTMRGLPETVSALIVASDLQGVVPTGNEDVLLGEVVADYLELLYALYFPELDKENTLALLCGDLYANKSKRGASGNPSSVWNKFNATFGRTVGIAGNHDDFGPALSQVQALDKARFLTQGITHEHGLTVAGISGIIGRPDKNFRLPETAYLRAVTTLLQHQPDILLTHLSPAIADKGFQGEEQLTAVLTKGNPTLVFCGHSHWPSTEPAVLANGTQVLNVDSKVFLFGRA from the coding sequence ATGATGCGCCTCGAAATTGTCTCTGTTTGCCCTATCCCGCTGGAGACAATTTCTTATTGGACAACTGCCCCGAACGAAACGGAGCCCCGGGAGTATGAGCTTCCTATCTACACGGGCACGATGCGGGGACTACCCGAAACGGTTAGTGCCCTGATTGTTGCTTCCGATTTGCAGGGCGTAGTGCCAACCGGAAATGAGGATGTTCTACTCGGGGAGGTCGTGGCAGATTATCTGGAGCTACTGTATGCGCTGTACTTCCCTGAGCTGGACAAGGAAAATACGCTGGCTTTGCTCTGCGGCGACCTGTACGCCAACAAATCCAAGCGCGGGGCAAGCGGGAATCCCAGCAGCGTGTGGAACAAGTTCAACGCGACTTTTGGGCGCACCGTTGGCATTGCCGGCAACCACGACGACTTCGGCCCCGCCCTCAGCCAGGTACAGGCCCTGGACAAGGCACGCTTTCTGACCCAGGGCATTACACATGAGCATGGGCTGACCGTGGCGGGTATTAGCGGCATCATTGGAAGGCCCGATAAAAACTTCCGGCTGCCCGAAACGGCCTACTTGCGCGCGGTAACAACCTTACTGCAGCACCAGCCGGATATATTGCTAACGCACTTGTCGCCGGCCATTGCTGATAAAGGTTTTCAGGGTGAGGAGCAGCTAACGGCCGTCCTGACCAAAGGCAACCCGACGCTGGTCTTTTGTGGTCACTCGCACTGGCCCAGTACCGAGCCTGCGGTATTAGCCAATGGCACCCAAGTACTCAATGTGGATAGCAAGGTCTTTCTTTTCGGCCGGGCTTAA
- a CDS encoding alpha/beta fold hydrolase, with product MSTAAASRVFYLIPGLGADERVFQNLLPLLQGEAHVVHWLTPEPAETLPHYVARMAQAVPPEQPCFVVGVSFGGVVALEIARLRPQARAVLVSSIPDADALPRLLRLIRATRVYKLVPPQAFKLFPRAGQWYFGVNNGEEYEVFKQILKDMEPHYTRWAIDRLLHWDSTNVGRSIQILGSHDRVFPPGPTPVEYLIPGGTHFMVLSHAAEISRILNALPLN from the coding sequence GTGTCTACCGCTGCCGCTTCCCGCGTCTTTTATCTGATTCCCGGCCTGGGCGCTGATGAGCGGGTCTTTCAAAATCTGCTGCCCCTGCTACAGGGTGAGGCACACGTAGTGCACTGGCTGACGCCCGAACCCGCCGAAACCCTGCCCCACTATGTAGCTCGCATGGCCCAGGCCGTACCACCCGAGCAGCCCTGCTTCGTGGTAGGGGTGTCGTTTGGGGGCGTGGTAGCGCTGGAAATTGCCCGCCTGCGTCCGCAGGCCCGGGCCGTATTGGTTTCCAGCATTCCCGACGCCGACGCTTTGCCCCGGTTGCTGCGCCTTATCCGGGCTACCAGGGTATACAAGCTGGTGCCACCCCAGGCTTTCAAACTATTTCCTCGGGCCGGACAGTGGTACTTCGGGGTCAATAATGGGGAGGAATACGAGGTCTTTAAGCAGATTCTGAAGGACATGGAGCCCCACTACACCCGTTGGGCCATCGACCGGCTCCTGCACTGGGACAGTACCAACGTGGGCCGTAGCATTCAGATTCTGGGCTCCCACGATCGGGTGTTTCCGCCCGGTCCCACGCCGGTGGAGTACCTTATTCCGGGCGGCACGCACTTTATGGTCCTGAGCCACGCTGCGGAAATCAGCCGGATCCTCAACGCGCTGCCGCTAAACTAA
- a CDS encoding cyclase family protein, producing the protein MSATYPYHGRTFSFDPAAPLDISLPLAPGPEQVSCWWAEPVEFETIRVGSFVGSVALGGSTNYQRVHLTPHGNGTHTECYGHISPEPEATLNRCLHRFLFVAQLVSVAPQEQPNGDLVILLADVQPLLEATAAAPEALVLRTLPNDEAKRHRQYSGTNPTYLEPALAHYLVTQNIQHLLLDLPSVDREEDQGRCWPTTLSGSTRSVPAPAARLLNSSSYPTP; encoded by the coding sequence ATGTCTGCCACCTACCCTTACCACGGCCGCACCTTTTCATTTGACCCTGCTGCCCCGCTGGACATCTCTCTGCCGTTGGCACCCGGGCCCGAACAGGTAAGTTGCTGGTGGGCCGAGCCGGTGGAGTTTGAAACGATTCGCGTGGGCTCTTTTGTGGGCAGCGTGGCTTTGGGCGGTAGTACCAACTATCAGCGCGTGCACCTCACGCCCCACGGCAACGGCACCCACACCGAGTGCTATGGCCACATCAGCCCCGAGCCCGAGGCAACGCTCAACCGCTGCCTGCACCGCTTCCTTTTTGTCGCCCAACTGGTTTCGGTGGCTCCACAGGAGCAGCCAAACGGTGACTTGGTGATACTACTGGCCGATGTGCAGCCCCTGCTCGAAGCAACTGCTGCAGCCCCGGAGGCCCTGGTGCTGCGCACCCTGCCCAATGATGAAGCCAAGCGCCACCGTCAGTACTCGGGTACCAACCCTACCTATCTGGAGCCGGCCCTGGCGCACTACCTCGTCACGCAGAATATTCAGCACCTGCTGCTCGACCTGCCCAGCGTCGACCGGGAGGAGGACCAGGGGCGCTGCTGGCCCACCACGCTTTCTGGCAGTACCCGGAGCGTACCCGCACCAGCTGCACGATTACTGAACTCATCTTCGTACCCGACTCCGTAA
- the rpmA gene encoding 50S ribosomal protein L27: protein MAHKKGVGSSNNGRESHSKRLGVKIFGGQDIIAGNIIVRQRGTKHHPGQNVGIGKDHTLFAMVDGTVQFRKGRKDRSFVTVVPVGETAEVAA from the coding sequence ATGGCACACAAGAAAGGCGTAGGTAGCTCCAACAACGGCCGCGAATCACATTCTAAGCGCTTGGGCGTGAAGATCTTCGGCGGTCAAGATATCATTGCTGGTAACATCATCGTGCGTCAGCGCGGCACCAAGCACCACCCCGGCCAGAACGTGGGTATCGGCAAGGACCACACGCTGTTCGCTATGGTAGACGGCACGGTTCAGTTCCGCAAAGGCCGCAAGGACCGTTCGTTCGTGACGGTTGTTCCGGTTGGCGAAACGGCTGAAGTTGCTGCTTAA
- the rplU gene encoding 50S ribosomal protein L21, protein MYAIVNIAGKQTKVEANKFVYAHRLAGNVGDTVELGKALLTDSDGTITIGAPTLDVTVTGTILSHVQGDKVLVFKKKRRKGYKKLNGHRQQFTKVMINSIG, encoded by the coding sequence ATGTACGCAATTGTCAACATAGCCGGGAAGCAGACCAAGGTCGAAGCCAATAAATTTGTATACGCCCACCGTTTGGCTGGCAACGTCGGCGATACGGTAGAGCTGGGCAAGGCCCTGCTGACCGACAGCGACGGGACCATCACCATTGGTGCCCCCACGCTGGACGTAACCGTAACCGGTACCATCCTGTCGCACGTACAGGGTGACAAAGTACTGGTATTCAAGAAGAAGCGCCGTAAGGGCTACAAGAAGCTGAACGGTCACCGTCAGCAGTTTACCAAAGTAATGATCAACAGCATCGGCTAA
- a CDS encoding ribonucleoside-diphosphate reductase small subunit translates to MEPLLVENPNRFVLFPIQNDDVWQMYKKAEASFWTAEEIDLSQDQKDWDNLNDNEKHFISHVLAFFAASDGIVNENLAVNFMQEVQMPEARCFYGFQIMMENIHSETYSLLIDTYIKNPQEKDRLFNALETVPCVKKKGEWALKWINSENFAERIIAFAAVEGIFFSGSFCSIFWLKKRGLMPGLTFSNELISRDEGLHCDFACLLYSYLQNKLSEERVHSIIRDAVSIEQEFVTDALPVNLIGMNAKSMAQYIEFVADRLLQSLGYSKIYNSTNPFDFMEMISLQGKTNFFEKRVAEYQKAGVMSERTENAFSLDEDF, encoded by the coding sequence ATGGAACCCTTGCTCGTCGAGAATCCCAACCGCTTCGTGCTCTTCCCCATCCAGAATGATGATGTGTGGCAGATGTACAAGAAGGCCGAGGCCTCCTTTTGGACCGCCGAAGAAATTGACCTCTCCCAGGATCAGAAAGACTGGGACAACCTCAACGACAACGAGAAGCACTTCATCTCCCACGTGCTGGCGTTCTTTGCTGCCTCCGACGGCATCGTGAACGAGAACCTGGCCGTCAACTTCATGCAGGAGGTGCAGATGCCCGAAGCCCGCTGTTTCTACGGCTTCCAGATCATGATGGAAAACATTCACAGCGAAACCTATTCGCTGCTGATTGACACCTACATCAAGAACCCCCAGGAGAAAGACCGCCTCTTCAACGCGCTGGAAACCGTACCCTGCGTGAAGAAGAAAGGCGAGTGGGCCCTGAAGTGGATCAACTCCGAGAATTTTGCCGAGCGCATCATTGCCTTTGCCGCCGTGGAAGGCATCTTCTTCTCGGGCTCGTTCTGCTCCATCTTCTGGCTCAAGAAGCGCGGCCTGATGCCGGGTCTGACCTTCTCCAACGAGCTGATTTCGCGCGATGAGGGTCTGCACTGCGACTTCGCCTGCCTGCTTTACAGCTACCTGCAGAACAAGCTCAGCGAGGAGCGCGTGCACAGCATCATCCGCGACGCGGTAAGCATCGAGCAGGAGTTCGTGACTGACGCCCTGCCCGTGAATCTGATCGGCATGAATGCCAAGAGCATGGCCCAGTACATCGAGTTTGTGGCTGACCGCCTGCTGCAGAGCCTGGGCTACAGCAAGATCTACAACTCGACCAACCCCTTCGACTTCATGGAGATGATTTCGCTGCAGGGCAAAACCAACTTCTTCGAAAAGCGCGTGGCTGAGTACCAGAAAGCCGGCGTGATGAGCGAGCGGACCGAAAACGCCTTCTCCCTCGACGAGGACTTTTAA
- a CDS encoding cyclic-phosphate processing receiver domain-containing protein: MPGYKLYLDDIRTPKGDGWTVVRSYEEFVATIKQLGLPQEISFDHDLGWDDEHNCEVKSGYDCAKWLVENDLVVENFNVHSANPVGAENIKRLLQNFLKFKQEHG, from the coding sequence ATGCCGGGCTACAAGCTATACCTCGATGATATCCGCACGCCAAAGGGCGACGGGTGGACAGTCGTACGGAGCTACGAGGAGTTTGTGGCTACCATCAAGCAGCTCGGCCTGCCCCAGGAAATATCTTTCGACCACGACCTGGGCTGGGACGACGAGCACAATTGCGAAGTGAAAAGCGGCTACGATTGCGCCAAGTGGCTGGTCGAGAATGATCTGGTGGTAGAAAACTTTAATGTTCATTCGGCCAACCCTGTAGGCGCCGAGAACATCAAACGCCTGCTCCAAAACTTCCTGAAGTTTAAGCAGGAGCATGGATGA